A region of Huiozyma naganishii CBS 8797 chromosome 12, complete genome DNA encodes the following proteins:
- the KNAG0L02480 gene encoding uncharacterized protein produces MKSFCITVIITLLQLISTVLGISLYGDNVDRLWSRELETICPVATVQHGCPHLDFEHFYETENINPKFSLDLTDVRWLPNQKLYQVTIRAYITNGEKIDLKYLWSLKAIGLSMGTHQIYGFNEGVLPEGFDPSDFTTTFLIRGRPDYEECIVWLDYFQLQFEFLDGHTGQYRSDWYREGFGNSHFDLSVGCHNSNNYGQSKVGLPNYYWPLECGDADCHNTVKTSSLPPETSSHPLPPSSSSMHATFRTTMDPAFTSLATSSSTFETTSHPPPPASSNVVVSLETSNEPVSTWSTDKIADTTSSRHIIPSPIYYSSVKPAESEDRESFTARPSPVTSSLIESPTFTLPIPATASQRTQITPGIILSETTDLKFEITPHPVTTVTPVEESGTTGYTRGEMSTHNVYTFAGIANSVNPAILGSIFLNLLLVVL; encoded by the coding sequence atgaaaagtTTCTGTATAACGGTTATCATCACATTACTACAGCTGATATCCACTGTTTTGGGGATCTCTCTTTATGGAGACAACGTTGACCGACTCTGGAGTAGAGAGTTGGAAACTATATGCCCTGTTGCGACTGTTCAGCATGGGTGCCCTCATCTCGATTTTGAGCACTTTTACGAGacagaaaatatcaaccCAAAGTTCTCCCTTGATTTAACAGACGTAAGGTGGCTTCCAAACCAGAAGTTATACCAAGTTACTATCCGTGCTTACATAACGAATGGAGAGAAGATAGATTTAAAATATCTGTGGTCTTTGAAAGCTATCGGTTTGTCCATGGGCACACATCAAATTTATGGTTTCAACGAAGGAGTGCTTCCAGAAGGTTTTGACCCATCCGATTTTACCACAACCTTCTTGATTAGAGGCCGCCCGGATTATGAAGAATGTATAGTGTGGTTAGACTACtttcaacttcaatttgAGTTTTTAGACGGTCATACAGGTCAGTATAGGTCAGACTGGTATAGGGAAGGATTTGGAAACTCTCATTTTGATTTGTCAGTTGGTTGCCATAATTCGAATAATTATGGACAATCGAAGGTGGGACTTCCAAACTATTATTGGCCATTAGAATGTGGAGATGCAGATTGTCATAATACCGTAAAAACTAGCTCATTGCCTCCAGAGACATCCAGTCATCCGTTACCCCCCTCCAGTTCGAGCATGCATGCGACCTTCCGGACCACCATGGATCCTGCGTTCACGTCTCTTGCGACTAGTTCGAGTACTTTTGAAACTACCAGCCACCCACCACCTCCTGCCAGTTCAAATGTTGTCGTTTCACTTGAAACCTCCAATGAACCAGTCTCGACATGGTCAACCGATAAGATTGCAGATACAACCAGTTCTCGCCATATAATCCCATCACCAATATACTATAGCTCTGTCAAACCAGCAGAGTCAGAAGACCGTGAGAGTTTCACGGCCAGGCCATCACCTGTAACTTCCAGCTTGATTGAGAGCCCTACTTTTACACTACCAATCCCTGCTACTGCCTCTCAAAGAACACAAATAACACCAGGTATAATTCTCTCAGAAACCACcgatttgaagtttgaaaTAACACCTCATCCAGTGACGACTGTCACTCCTGTTGAAGAGAGCGGTACCACAGGATACACTCGTGGTGAAATGTCCACTCACAATGTTTATACTTTTGCCGGAATTGCAAACTCAGTGAATCCAGCAATTTTGGGCTCcatctttttgaatttgCTTTTGGTCGTACTTTAA